Proteins encoded by one window of Flagellimonas lutaonensis:
- a CDS encoding alkane 1-monooxygenase, with translation MDNWRDLRYLAALTIPLSAAISIYFEGLWSYFTPVYAFVIIPILEVLLPQDTSNLVGAEKQRKENSRFFDWMLYLNLPIVYGLLGYLLWHVGTSDHAPYELVGLCLSLGIVLGVNGINVGHELGHRQQTSERFLGKALLLPSFYMHFYIEHNFGHHAHAATPEDPATARYNQSVYSFWFTSVTRQYRKAWKIQQKLLAKKERGFFSIKNDMLWYVLLQLAYLGLVLVIFGATALWFALGAGVVGFLLLETVNYIEHYGLIRKKMPSGRYERVRECHSWNSNHVIGRIVLYELTRHSDHHYKSAKKYQVLDCHDVSPQMPYGYPTSMVLSLVPPLWFAIMNPRVPNEMKPETDSFSLA, from the coding sequence ATGGACAACTGGAGAGATTTACGCTACCTAGCGGCCCTTACCATACCCCTTTCTGCGGCCATCAGTATCTATTTTGAAGGTTTGTGGAGTTATTTTACGCCCGTCTATGCCTTTGTGATCATTCCCATTTTAGAGGTGCTACTGCCGCAAGATACCAGCAACCTAGTCGGCGCAGAAAAGCAACGAAAGGAAAACAGCCGTTTTTTCGATTGGATGCTCTATCTGAACCTGCCCATTGTCTACGGCCTTTTGGGCTATCTCTTGTGGCATGTGGGCACCAGCGACCATGCCCCCTATGAGCTGGTCGGGCTCTGCCTCTCGCTTGGCATTGTACTGGGCGTCAACGGCATCAACGTTGGCCACGAATTGGGCCATCGCCAACAGACAAGCGAACGGTTTTTGGGCAAGGCCCTACTGCTGCCCTCGTTCTATATGCACTTTTACATAGAGCACAATTTTGGGCACCACGCCCATGCGGCAACCCCCGAAGACCCAGCCACAGCACGCTATAACCAATCGGTATATTCTTTTTGGTTCACCTCGGTGACGCGACAGTACCGAAAGGCTTGGAAAATACAGCAAAAGCTGCTCGCCAAAAAGGAAAGAGGGTTCTTTTCCATAAAAAACGATATGCTTTGGTATGTGTTGCTGCAACTGGCCTATTTGGGGCTGGTTCTTGTCATTTTTGGCGCCACGGCCCTTTGGTTTGCCCTTGGGGCAGGGGTAGTGGGCTTTTTGTTGTTGGAAACGGTCAACTATATCGAACATTACGGGCTGATCAGAAAAAAGATGCCCTCGGGCCGATACGAACGGGTGCGCGAATGCCATTCGTGGAACAGCAACCATGTCATTGGCCGTATCGTGCTCTATGAACTCACCCGCCACAGTGACCATCACTATAAATCGGCCAAGAAGTACCAAGTGCTGGATTGCCACGACGTTTCACCACAGATGCCGTACGGCTACCCCACCAGTATGGTGCTTTCGCTGGTGCCCCCACTGTGGTTTGCCATTATGAACCCTAGGGTCCCTAATGAAATGAAGCCCGAAACAGATTCGTTTTCGCTCGCCTGA
- the ybeY gene encoding rRNA maturation RNase YbeY produces MIDFHFENDFQLEQKDKFSDWLSRIITAEGYELGNLDYVFCDDEYLWDINMQYLNHDTYTDIITFDYSTGRVISGDIFISVERVDDNAADHGVGFENELLRVMCHGVLHLMGYNDKKEDEVALMRNKEDEMIQMFHVEQ; encoded by the coding sequence ATGATTGATTTCCATTTTGAGAATGATTTTCAGCTAGAGCAAAAAGACAAGTTTTCCGATTGGCTGAGTAGGATAATAACTGCTGAGGGCTATGAATTGGGAAATCTTGACTACGTTTTTTGTGATGATGAATATCTGTGGGATATCAATATGCAGTATCTGAATCACGACACCTACACCGACATCATCACGTTTGACTACTCTACCGGAAGGGTCATTTCAGGCGATATATTTATTTCGGTCGAGCGCGTTGATGACAATGCTGCAGACCACGGGGTGGGCTTCGAAAACGAATTGCTTCGTGTGATGTGCCACGGAGTGCTGCACCTTATGGGATACAACGACAAGAAAGAGGATGAGGTTGCGTTGATGCGCAACAAGGAAGACGAAATGATACAAATGTTCCACGTGGAACAATAG
- a CDS encoding DUF4175 family protein: MGSYDKILDKLNGFISKYYRKLLVKGLLLFLSFGLLFFLVALSLEYFFWMGSTARLVLLLSVIAFEGYLLYHFVLTPIFYLFRIKKGISNKQASLLIGKHFPHVDDKLYNLLELAEDDEKSELLLASIGQRSHELDTVPFVQAIDFKESLKYAKYLAIPIVVVVLIALTGNLGSFFGSYERVVNYDMAYEPPAPFQFRLLNSELKVFDDRPLTIQMVTEGEVLPEDAYIVVNGQQWLLQKKGGVFEYRFSAPVKQSSFYFTANGYNSRVYDIVSLPTPSLQDFELHLQYPGYTGRSPEVLKGTGNATFPEGTIATWKIKGKNTEQIELHLADTLLAFDRADNAFSLSKRVYNNLDYGLSTSNGNVKNHEFLEYSFKVVRDASPQIRVEQAFDSLNLNESYYSGQVSDDYLVSEIRLVCYPKERPEEVQRLVLQRPKSNVQQFFYTFPSGLQVEPGEAYQLVFEVVDNDAQGGGKVSKSQVFSTVFYTDNELKSKDLEFQESVLDNFDKSLEKLREQKTELEKINEKQKEQSGLDFNDKNEIKNFLRKQQQQEDLMQKFSKQLKESLDKQENDDELNQLLKERLERQELEAKKNAKLLEELNKIADKIEEDDLKKRLEELGKQQGKNQRNLEQLLELTKRYYVTEKASQLAQELAKQAERQEILSEQKLGQDFSNKEQEKLNEKYEKLSDELDELKKDNQNLKKPIDLDIDKKKQEGVKQDQHEALEEINKHQGMEESSQSEEKQKTQNNASQKQKSAAQKMKEMSESLQQGASAMGGGSSITEDAEMLRQILDNLVIFSFKQENLFDQVGEANIDVSNFSATVREQKELRDLFEHVDDSLFALSLRRAELSEFVNEQVTEVYYNIDKALESIAENRVYQGAAYQQYVISASNALADFLANTLDNMQMSMQQGNGSGQSGSDFQLPDIIEGQEKLNEQMGQMGKSGKGEQQSESGKEGEGKEEGQGEKQGGSEGDQKGQDGKKGKEAQGGKNGGEGQDGQSGEGLSEQELKEIYEIYKQQQQIRQRLEKQLQDMINKSDRDLAKKLVQQMENFENDLIQNGITERTMNKANYIQHQLLKLENATLKQGQKKERKSTTNTERYRAPIITKPELFKKSEQEIEILDRQALPLRQEYRRKVREYFKND; encoded by the coding sequence TTGGGCAGTTACGACAAGATACTCGATAAGCTGAACGGCTTTATCTCAAAGTATTACCGAAAGCTTTTGGTAAAGGGGCTGTTGTTGTTCTTGTCTTTCGGTCTGCTCTTTTTTCTTGTGGCACTGTCGCTTGAATATTTCTTTTGGATGGGCTCGACCGCCCGTTTGGTGCTGTTGTTGTCAGTAATCGCTTTTGAGGGATACCTGCTCTACCATTTTGTGCTCACCCCTATCTTTTATCTGTTTCGAATTAAAAAGGGCATTTCGAACAAACAGGCCTCGTTGCTAATCGGGAAGCATTTTCCCCATGTCGATGACAAGCTTTACAACCTGCTCGAACTTGCCGAGGATGATGAAAAGTCGGAACTGTTGTTGGCCAGTATCGGGCAACGCTCACACGAACTTGACACGGTTCCGTTCGTACAGGCCATCGATTTTAAAGAGAGCCTAAAATATGCAAAGTACTTGGCCATTCCGATTGTGGTGGTGGTCTTGATCGCCCTGACCGGTAATCTGGGGTCGTTTTTCGGATCATATGAACGGGTGGTCAATTACGATATGGCCTACGAGCCACCGGCACCCTTTCAGTTCCGATTGCTGAACAGCGAGCTGAAGGTCTTTGACGACCGGCCCCTGACCATACAAATGGTGACCGAGGGTGAGGTGTTGCCTGAAGATGCGTATATCGTGGTCAATGGTCAACAATGGTTGTTGCAGAAGAAGGGAGGGGTTTTTGAATATCGTTTTTCAGCACCTGTAAAGCAATCAAGCTTTTATTTTACGGCCAATGGCTACAATTCGAGGGTCTATGATATTGTGAGCCTGCCGACCCCATCGCTCCAAGATTTTGAACTGCACCTGCAGTATCCAGGTTATACCGGGCGAAGCCCTGAGGTGCTCAAAGGCACAGGCAATGCGACCTTTCCAGAGGGCACCATCGCTACATGGAAGATCAAGGGAAAGAACACCGAACAGATTGAGCTCCATTTGGCCGATACCCTTTTGGCCTTTGATAGGGCCGATAATGCCTTCTCCCTAAGCAAGCGGGTGTACAACAATTTAGACTATGGCCTGTCTACCAGCAACGGCAATGTAAAGAACCATGAATTTTTGGAGTATAGTTTTAAGGTTGTTCGCGATGCGAGTCCACAGATAAGGGTCGAGCAGGCGTTTGACTCACTGAACTTGAACGAATCATATTATTCAGGACAGGTGTCCGACGATTATCTAGTGAGCGAGATACGCTTGGTTTGTTACCCAAAAGAGCGGCCCGAAGAGGTTCAACGATTGGTGTTGCAGCGGCCCAAGAGCAATGTGCAGCAGTTTTTCTACACATTTCCTTCGGGCTTGCAAGTGGAACCCGGCGAAGCATACCAATTGGTATTTGAAGTGGTCGACAACGATGCCCAAGGGGGGGGCAAGGTATCAAAGAGCCAGGTTTTTAGTACAGTGTTCTATACCGATAACGAACTGAAGAGCAAGGACCTGGAATTTCAAGAGTCCGTTTTGGATAATTTCGATAAATCCCTTGAAAAACTTAGGGAGCAAAAGACCGAACTCGAGAAAATCAACGAAAAGCAAAAAGAGCAATCAGGACTTGATTTTAACGACAAGAACGAAATCAAGAACTTTCTTAGAAAACAACAACAGCAAGAAGACCTGATGCAAAAATTCAGCAAGCAGCTCAAAGAAAGCCTGGACAAACAGGAAAATGATGACGAACTCAACCAATTGCTAAAGGAACGGCTCGAGCGGCAAGAACTGGAAGCCAAGAAAAATGCCAAGTTGCTCGAAGAGCTGAATAAAATTGCCGATAAAATTGAGGAAGATGATTTAAAGAAACGACTTGAAGAGCTTGGCAAACAGCAGGGTAAGAACCAACGAAACCTAGAGCAATTGCTTGAATTGACCAAACGGTATTATGTTACGGAAAAGGCCTCACAATTGGCACAAGAATTGGCCAAGCAGGCAGAAAGACAAGAGATTTTGTCAGAGCAAAAACTAGGTCAGGACTTTTCCAATAAAGAACAGGAAAAGCTGAATGAAAAGTATGAGAAGTTGAGCGATGAATTGGACGAGCTAAAAAAAGACAACCAGAACCTTAAAAAACCCATTGACCTGGATATTGACAAGAAAAAGCAAGAAGGGGTAAAGCAAGACCAACATGAAGCACTGGAAGAAATCAACAAGCACCAGGGCATGGAAGAATCTTCGCAGAGCGAGGAAAAACAAAAGACCCAGAACAATGCTTCCCAAAAGCAAAAATCAGCCGCCCAAAAGATGAAAGAGATGAGCGAGAGCCTTCAACAAGGTGCCTCGGCCATGGGTGGGGGTTCGAGCATCACAGAAGATGCCGAGATGCTCAGGCAGATTTTGGACAACCTGGTTATTTTTTCTTTCAAGCAAGAGAACCTTTTTGATCAGGTCGGCGAGGCCAACATCGATGTCTCCAACTTTTCGGCCACTGTGCGCGAACAGAAAGAACTGCGCGACCTGTTCGAGCATGTTGACGACAGCTTGTTCGCGCTCTCACTGAGACGCGCTGAGTTGTCTGAGTTTGTAAACGAACAGGTGACCGAGGTGTACTACAACATCGATAAGGCTTTAGAGAGCATTGCAGAGAACCGGGTCTATCAAGGGGCCGCGTACCAACAGTATGTAATCAGCGCGAGCAATGCGCTGGCCGATTTTCTTGCCAACACGCTTGACAATATGCAGATGAGTATGCAACAGGGCAATGGCTCAGGGCAGAGCGGTAGTGACTTTCAATTGCCCGATATTATCGAAGGTCAAGAGAAGTTGAATGAACAGATGGGGCAGATGGGGAAATCGGGCAAAGGTGAGCAGCAGTCTGAAAGCGGTAAAGAGGGCGAGGGCAAAGAAGAGGGCCAAGGAGAAAAGCAGGGGGGAAGTGAAGGAGACCAAAAAGGGCAAGACGGTAAGAAGGGAAAAGAGGCACAAGGCGGAAAGAATGGTGGGGAGGGCCAAGATGGGCAGTCTGGCGAAGGCTTGAGCGAGCAAGAGCTTAAAGAGATTTATGAAATCTACAAACAACAGCAGCAGATACGCCAGCGATTGGAAAAGCAGTTGCAAGATATGATCAACAAGTCTGACCGTGACCTTGCCAAGAAACTGGTGCAGCAGATGGAGAATTTTGAAAACGACCTTATACAGAACGGCATCACTGAACGCACCATGAACAAAGCCAATTATATACAGCACCAGTTGCTGAAATTAGAGAATGCCACTTTAAAACAGGGCCAAAAGAAAGAGCGAAAGAGCACCACGAATACCGAACGTTATCGCGCACCCATCATCACCAAGCCCGAGCTGTTCAAGAAGAGTGAACAGGAAATAGAAATTTTAGATCGACAAGCCTTACCTTTGCGGCAAGAATACCGTAGAAAAGTACGGGAGTACTTTAAAAATGATTGA
- the mnmG gene encoding tRNA uridine-5-carboxymethylaminomethyl(34) synthesis enzyme MnmG yields the protein MFEKEYDVIVVGGGHAGAEATAAAANMGSKTLLVTMNLQTIGQMSCNPAMGGIAKGQIVREIDALGGYSGIVTDRSAIQFKMLNKSKGPAMWSPRAQNDRMRFAEEWRLMLEQTPNADFYQEMVSGLWVEGNRVVGVRTSLGIDIRSKAVVLTNGTFLNGLIHIGEKQFGGGRAGERAATGITEQLVDFGFDSGRMKTGTPPRVDGRSLDYSKMTPQPGDENPEKFSYLDTPKLTKQPDCHMTRTSQLVHDLLREGFDRSPMFNGRIKSIGPRYCPSIEDKIHRFADKDSHQIFVEPEGWNTVEVYVNGFSTSLPEDVQYRALRSVAGFENVKFFRPGYAIEYDYFPPTQLKHTLETKLIENLYFAGQINGTTGYEEAASQGLMAGINAHLKINEKEPFILKRDEAYIGVLIDDLITKGTEEPYRMFTSRAEYRTLLRQDNADLRLTPRSYELGLASEERMRKMEEKEKKSQEFVDFFRKTSFDPEEINPILEKLDSATVKQADKLFKVFSRPKVTMDHMLQLETVSSFVAEKELDNEVLEQAEIQVKYSGYIEKEKQNADKLHRLEDVRIPENFDYSKLKSLSFEAREKLQAIQPVTIAQASRISGVSPADISVLLVFLGR from the coding sequence ATGTTTGAAAAGGAATACGATGTAATTGTAGTGGGCGGCGGCCATGCAGGCGCCGAGGCCACAGCTGCGGCGGCCAACATGGGCTCAAAGACCCTGTTGGTTACGATGAACCTGCAGACCATTGGGCAGATGTCTTGCAATCCGGCCATGGGCGGTATTGCCAAAGGTCAGATAGTACGCGAAATCGATGCTTTGGGCGGGTATAGCGGCATTGTCACGGATCGCTCGGCCATACAGTTTAAGATGTTGAACAAATCCAAAGGTCCGGCAATGTGGAGTCCCCGCGCTCAGAACGACCGGATGCGCTTTGCCGAAGAATGGCGCCTGATGTTGGAGCAAACACCCAATGCGGACTTTTACCAAGAAATGGTTTCTGGGCTGTGGGTCGAAGGCAATAGGGTGGTGGGCGTGCGCACCTCTTTGGGGATTGATATAAGAAGTAAGGCGGTAGTGCTGACCAACGGTACTTTTTTGAACGGACTTATCCATATTGGCGAGAAGCAATTTGGCGGTGGCCGGGCAGGGGAAAGAGCTGCCACTGGCATCACAGAACAATTGGTAGATTTTGGCTTTGACAGTGGACGAATGAAGACCGGCACCCCTCCGAGGGTCGATGGCCGTTCACTCGATTACTCCAAAATGACCCCGCAACCTGGGGACGAGAATCCCGAAAAGTTCTCCTATTTAGATACCCCTAAGCTGACAAAACAACCCGATTGCCACATGACGCGTACCAGTCAATTGGTGCACGATCTGTTGCGCGAAGGCTTTGATCGCTCGCCCATGTTCAACGGTAGGATCAAAAGTATTGGTCCCCGCTATTGCCCATCCATAGAAGATAAGATACATCGTTTTGCCGACAAAGATTCCCACCAGATCTTCGTGGAACCAGAGGGGTGGAATACCGTTGAGGTATATGTAAATGGGTTTTCGACCTCACTTCCAGAAGATGTTCAGTACAGGGCACTACGTTCGGTGGCAGGCTTCGAGAATGTAAAGTTTTTTAGACCGGGTTACGCCATAGAATACGACTACTTTCCACCGACCCAGTTAAAGCATACCCTTGAGACCAAATTGATAGAGAACCTCTACTTTGCCGGGCAGATCAATGGTACGACCGGATATGAGGAGGCCGCTTCACAGGGACTGATGGCGGGCATCAATGCACACCTGAAAATCAACGAAAAAGAACCTTTTATCCTAAAGAGGGACGAGGCCTATATAGGCGTGTTGATTGATGATCTGATCACAAAGGGCACAGAAGAGCCGTATCGTATGTTTACCTCAAGGGCTGAATACCGAACGTTGTTGCGGCAAGACAATGCCGATTTGCGTCTGACCCCAAGGAGCTACGAATTGGGGCTTGCTTCCGAAGAAAGAATGCGAAAAATGGAGGAAAAAGAGAAAAAATCGCAGGAATTTGTGGATTTTTTCAGAAAAACTAGCTTTGATCCAGAAGAAATAAACCCCATTTTGGAAAAATTGGATTCTGCGACGGTCAAACAGGCCGATAAACTGTTCAAGGTATTCTCGCGACCCAAAGTAACGATGGACCATATGTTGCAGCTTGAAACCGTTTCGTCATTTGTTGCCGAAAAGGAGTTGGACAATGAGGTGCTTGAGCAGGCAGAGATACAGGTTAAGTATTCGGGGTATATCGAAAAGGAAAAACAGAATGCAGACAAATTGCACCGTCTGGAAGATGTTCGGATTCCCGAAAACTTTGATTACTCAAAACTGAAATCCCTTAGCTTTGAGGCGCGCGAAAAACTACAGGCCATTCAACCCGTAACCATCGCGCAGGCCT